In Gloeocapsa sp. PCC 73106, the genomic window GATCTACATGCGAGCCAAAGCAGAGATTTTCTTCAACTTTTCTGGAGTCAAACCTTGAAGATCTTCCAAAGTTAGCCAACCCTGTTTGAGTAACTGAGCAAAGACAAAGATCAAGCTAGAATAACGATAATCATACTTACCATCTAGATCATGACGTCTGGCGCTCAAAAAATCATGTAAACGCCAAATGTCCTCGAGCTGTTGAATCTCAGTAGATTGCTCGCAGACTGTTTTAATTAAAGCATTTGTTTCCCTGGCGTAAGCAGTAGTAAAAGCTTGTTCAGCCACAGTTTTTTCCGTTTCAGTCCAGCTTGTTTCTGTCAATTGCATCATTTGATTGAAAATTAGTATTTTAACAAAAAAAGAACCCAGACATAAATCTAGGCTCTTTTAATTCTAATATAAGTTTAACGGGCAAAATTCAACAATTCTTTAGGAGATGCGAGTAAATCGATCGCCACAAAGAAAATCTTGTTGTCGGGATTGAGTAGAAATCTCCAGGCGATATTCATACCTACGTTACCACCGAACCAAGGAGTTTGTACCTTTCCGGTTACTTTGATTTGGTTGTAACCATCTTCTGCAGGCTCAAGCACACCGCGGTCTGGGATGAGTTTGAGATTTTGACACTCTTCTTTAAAAAAGCGTAAAACTGCCTCTTTGCCTACAATCGGTCTTTGAAAAGGAGGTTGCAGCGCACCATCGGGAGCAAACAACTCGATCAGAGCTTCAAAATCATTAGCGTTGAGGTAGTTCATGTAGCTCAAGATAGTACTGTTGCTAACCCCTTCGATCGCTACGTCACTACGTTGCTGCATCTCTTGAGGTGGAACAACAGCCTCAGATACTAGCAGAGACTGATCCAACTTAGTTGAATCAAAGCCCATACCAACCACACAGTTACGCAAGACGGTAATTTGTTGACCCGATTCTAAACCTCTGATAGTTTGTAAAACAGCAGAAGCGTTAGCCGAGGGTTGGTATTTTTCGGGAATGGGCGCTACGATACCCTGCTCCATCCATTGCCCCAATTTATACCAAAAACCTAATTTAATATTGACAGACCAACTCCCATAGGTTCTGCTAATAGGAGTATCAGCGCGGTTAGCGAGATCACACATCACCTGAGTTTGTTGCAGGGGTGTCATTGTTTTGATTTCTTCGAGAGTTTTTTCGGCAAAAACCATGTTAGCG contains:
- a CDS encoding orange carotenoid-binding protein, which gives rise to MPFTIDSARNIFPNTLAADAVPATIARFSQLSAEDQLALIWFAYLEMGKTITIAAPGAANMVFAEKTLEEIKTMTPLQQTQVMCDLANRADTPISRTYGSWSVNIKLGFWYKLGQWMEQGIVAPIPEKYQPSANASAVLQTIRGLESGQQITVLRNCVVGMGFDSTKLDQSLLVSEAVVPPQEMQQRSDVAIEGVSNSTILSYMNYLNANDFEALIELFAPDGALQPPFQRPIVGKEAVLRFFKEECQNLKLIPDRGVLEPAEDGYNQIKVTGKVQTPWFGGNVGMNIAWRFLLNPDNKIFFVAIDLLASPKELLNFAR